A window of Ranitomeya variabilis isolate aRanVar5 chromosome 2, aRanVar5.hap1, whole genome shotgun sequence contains these coding sequences:
- the NCCRP1 gene encoding F-box only protein 50 isoform X32: MSDCSPREGQVGSRVDAKLAGKNPVKEATDNNSSGGKKGDENEKVETPTQKQQGDRDPPLAKETEKQEIPSKNETLGTNKETIQTDGKLEEHKRKDNDKANPGKHKEETSEKPGAAKRAQVDLKGAEKPDHDETAEQHKSKVTAQVKEERTLTAQEQEKAKVTDRVKEVEVEAKVKAYAQQKPKETANEYDKSKLTVQEEKSKETPQKQKIPAVTAQEQEKYPVTAQVQAESKLTVQVEKLIKTAQEHEKAKVTAQEQEKAKVTAQEQEKAKVTAQEQEKAKVTAQVKEEPKVTAQEQEKPTVTAQVKELKVTAQEPEKAKVTAQVKEVPKVTVLVKEEPKVTAQVKEEPKVTVQVKEEPKVTAQEPEKAKVAAQVKEVPKVTVQVKEEPKVTAQEPEKAKVTVQVKEVLKVTAQEPEKAKVTAQVKEEPKVTAQEPEKAKVTVQVKEVPKVTAQEPEKAKVTVQVKEVPNVTAQVKEESKVTVQVKEVPNVTAQVKEESKVTVQVKEVPKVTAQVKEEPKVTAQVKEEPKVTAQVKEEPKVTAQVKEEPKVTAQEPEKAKVTAQVKEEPKVTALEPEKAKVTVQVKEVPKVTAQEPEKAKVTVQVKEVPNVTAQVKEESKVTVQVKEVPKVTAQVKEEPKVTAQVKEEPKVTAQVKEEPKVTAQEPEKAKVTAQVKEVPKVTAQEPEKAKVTAQVKEEPKVTALEPEKAKVTVQVKEVPKVTAQEPEKAKVTVQVKEVPNVTAQVKEESKVTVQVKEVPKVTAQVKEEPKVTAQVKEEPKVTAQVKEEPKVTAQEPEKAKVTAQVKEVPKVTAQEPEKAKVTAQVKEEPKVTALEPEKAKVTVQVKEVPKVTAQEPEKAKVTVQVKEVPNVTAQVKEESKVTVQVKEVPKVTAQVKEEPKVTAQVKEEPKVTAQVKEEPKVTAQEPEKAKVTAQVKEVPKVTAQVKAEPKVTAQVKEEPKVTSQEQENTKETAHERPKETSHDQEESKMPSQYKSKVTTQVEEKFNVSVPELEKSKSVSQEQEKSIGTTQVQEKPKSTSPELEKSNVVSQDQEITKQPTLEVEKSITSVQEQEKSHVSSAVEEATLGIKPPKWKPTKKEPQINLVPNLANLIPPVQKEPETSQGWLELCEKEWGLQRKAIALPDHANWKDIYKKKPFGRNFLKCPNPEGLSTTQPPPQEVFDPPPEKKPLETLGNFSGWQISSEEIPVDRSNIPPGVVVCYLPVYSWCVKEQLLDLCSEGLWPELLDSYQPDIYVLDWYEDSKLHKQVYELHVKLLAEDKKTILALLDLTPENDMSGEPKGWNTVSHIFKSYGPGLRYVHFLHKSKDLSVLGFHRTRVADSTVFAQLRD; the protein is encoded by the exons ATGAGTGACTGCTCACCACGAGAGGGGCAAGTTGGCTCAAGGGTGGATGCCAAGCTGGCTGGGAAGAATCCTGTAAAAGAAGCCACCGACAATAATTCGAGTGGCGGCAAAAAGGGAGACGAAAATGAAAAGGTGGAGACTCCAACGCAGAAACAGCAGGGAGACCGTGACCCTCCCCTGGCAAAAGAGACAGAGAAGCAAGAAATACCATCTAAAAATGAGACCCTGGGAACAAACAAAGAGACAATCCAGACAGATGGAAAACTAGAAGAACACAAAAGGAAAGATAATGACAAAGCGAACCCTGGCAAACATAAAGAAGAGACATCCGAGAAGCCAGGAGCAGCTAAACGAGCGCAAGTAGATCTGAAAGGAGCTGAGAAACCAGATCATGATGAGACTGCTGAACAACACAAGTCTAAAGTGACAGCTCAGGTAAAAGAGGAGCGGACATTGACTGCTCAAGAACAGGAGAAGGCTAAAGTGACTGATCGGGTAAAAGAGGTAGAAGTGGAGGCTAAAGTCAAAGCTTATGCACAGCAGAAGCCTAAAGAGACAGCTAACGAATATGACAAGTCTAAACTGACAGTTCAGGAAGAGAAGTCCAAAGAGACTCCTCAGAAACAAAAGATACCTGCAGTGACAGCTCAGGAGCAGGAGAAATATCCAGTGACTGCCCAGGTGCAAGCGGAATCTAAACTGACAGTTCAGGTAGAGAAGCTCATAAAGACTGCTCAGGAGCATGAGAAGGCTAAAGTGACTGCTCAGGAACAGGAGAAGGCTAAAGTGACTGCTCAGGAACAGGAGAAGGCTAAAGTGACTGCTCAGGAACAGGAGAAGGCTAAAGTGACTGCTCAGGTAAAAGAGGAGCCGAAAGTGACTGCTCAGGAACAGGAGAAGCCCACAGTGACTGCTCAGGTCAAAGAGCTGAAagtgactgctcaggaaccagAGAAGGCTAAAGTGACTGCTCAGGTAAAAGAGGTGCCAAAAGTGACTGTTCTGGTGAAAGAGGAACCAAAAGTGACTGCTCAGGTAAAAGAGGAGCCAAAAGTGACTGTTCAGGTAAAAGAGGAGCCAAAagtgactgctcaggaaccagAGAAGGCTAAAGTGGCAGCTCAGGTAAAAGAGGTGCCGAAAGTGACTGTTCAG GTAAAAGAGGAGCCAAAagtgactgctcaggaaccagAGAAGGCTAAAGTGACTGTGCAGGTAAAAGAGGTGCTGAAagtgactgctcaggaaccagAGAAGGCTAAAGTGACTGCTCAGGTAAAAGAGGAGCCAAAagtgactgctcaggaaccagAGAAGGCTAAAGTGACTGTGCAGGTAAAAGAGGTGCCGAAagtgactgctcaggaaccagAGAAGGCTAAAGTGACTGTGCAGGTAAAAGAGGTGCCGAACGTGACTGCTCAGGTAAAAGAGGAGTCAAAAGTGACTGTGCAGGTAAAAGAGGTGCCGAACGTGACTGCTCAGGTAAAAGAGGAGTCAAAAGTGACTGTGCAGGTAAAAGAGGTGCCGAAAGTGACTGCTCAGGTAAAAGAGGAGCCAAAAGTGACTGCTCAGGTAAAAGAGGAGCCAAAAGTGACTGCTCAGGTAAAAGAGGAACCAAAAGTGACTGCTCAGGTAAAAGAGGAGCCAAAAGTTACTGCTCAGGAACCAGAGAAGGCTAAAGTGACTGCTCAGGTAAAAGAGGAGCCAAAAGTGACTGCTCTGGAGCCAGAGAAGGCTAAAGTGACTGTGCAGGTAAAAGAGGTGCCGAAagtgactgctcaggaaccagAGAAGGCTAAAGTGACTGTGCAGGTAAAAGAGGTGCCGAACGTGACTGCTCAGGTAAAAGAGGAGTCAAAAGTGACTGTGCAGGTAAAAGAGGTGCCGAAAGTGACTGCTCAGGTAAAAGAGGAGCCAAAAGTGACTGCTCAGGTAAAAGAGGAACCAAAAGTGACTGCTCAGGTAAAAGAGGAGCCAAAAGTTACTGCTCAGGAACCAGAGAAGGCTAAAGTGACTGCTCAGGTAAAAGAGGTGCCGAAagtgactgctcaggaaccagAGAAGGCTAAAGTGACTGCTCAGGTAAAAGAGGAGCCAAAAGTGACTGCTCTGGAGCCAGAGAAGGCTAAAGTGACTGTGCAGGTAAAAGAGGTGCCGAAagtgactgctcaggaaccagAGAAGGCTAAAGTGACTGTGCAGGTAAAAGAGGTGCCGAACGTGACTGCTCAGGTAAAAGAGGAGTCAAAAGTGACTGTGCAGGTAAAAGAAGTGCCGAAAGTGACTGCTCAGGTAAAAGAGGAGCCAAAAGTGACTGCTCAGGTAAAAGAGGAACCAAAAGTGACTGCTCAGGTAAAAGAGGAGCCAAAagtgactgctcaggaaccagAGAAGGCTAAAGTGACTGCTCAGGTAAAAGAGGTGCCGAAagtgactgctcaggaaccagAGAAGGCTAAAGTGACTGCTCAGGTAAAAGAGGAGCCAAAAGTGACTGCTCTGGAACCAGAGAAGGCTAAAGTGACTGTGCAGGTAAAAGAGGTGCCGAAagtgactgctcaggaaccagAGAAGGCTAAAGTGACTGTGCAGGTAAAAGAGGTGCCGAACGTGACTGCTCAGGTAAAAGAGGAGTCAAAAGTGACTGTGCAGGTAAAAGAGGTGCCGAAAGTGACTGCTCAGGTAAAAGAGGAGCCAAAAGTGACTGCTCAGGTAAAAGAGGAACCAAAAGTGACTGCTCAGGTAAAAGAGGAGCCAAAagtgactgctcaggaaccagAGAAGGCTAAAGTGACTGCTCAGGTAAAAGAGGTGCCGAAAGTGACTGCTCAGGTAAAAGCGGAGCCAAAAGTGACTGCTCAGGTAAAAGAGGAGCCAAAAGTGACTTCTCAGGAACAGGAAAATACTAAAGAGACTGCACATGAGAGGCCTAAAGAGACTAGTCATGATCAGGAGGAGTCCAAAATGCCATCTCAGTACAAGTCTAAAGTGACCACTCAGGTAGAAGAGAAGTTTAATGTAAGTGTACCGGAATTGGAGAAGTCCAAATCAGTATCTCAGGAACAGGAAAAGTCTATAGGGACAACTCAGGTACAAGAGAAACCTAAAAGCACATCTCCTGAACTGGAGAAGTCCAATGTGGTATCTCAGGACCAAGAGATCACCAAGCAACCAACTCTAGAAGTGGAAAAGTCCATAACATCAGTCCAGGAACAGGAAAAGTCCCACGTGTCATCAGCTGTAGAGGAAGCAACTTTGGGAATAAAGCCACCCAAATGGAAACCTACAAAAAAAGAGCCGCAGATAAATCTAGTTCCAAACTTGGCAAATCTTATACCACCGGTGCAGAAGGAACCCGAGACGTCTCAGGGCTGGTTAGAATTGTGTGAAAAGGAGTGGGGTCTACAGAGGAAGGCAATAGCCCTGCCAGACCATGCCAACTGGAAAGACATCTATAAGAAAAAACCCTTCGGAAGGAACTTCCTTAAATGCCCAAATCCAGAAG GTTTATCCACCACACAGCCTCCTCCACAAGAAGTATTCGACCCACCCCCAGAGAAGAAGCCCCTGGAGACATTAG GTAATTTCAGTGGATGGCAAATAAGTAGTGAAGAAATCCCTGTGGACAGAAGTAATATTCCTCCAGGTGTGGTGGTCTGTTATCTGCCCGTGTACAG TTGGTGTGTGAAGGAGCAGCTGTTGGATCTATGCTCTGAAGGTCTTTGGCCCGAGTTGCTGGACTCCTATCAGCCGGATATCTATGTTCTGGACTG GTATGAAGACAGCAAACTCCACAAACAAGTGTATGAGCTCCATGTCAAGCTGCTGGCAGAGGACAAGAAAACTATTTTAGCTCTGTTGGACCTGACCCCAGAAAATGACATGAGCGGAGAACCAAAAGGATGGAACACG GTTTCCCATATCTTCAAGTCTTATGGACCAGGTCTGCGGTATGTTCACTTTTTGCACAAGAGTAAAGACCTGTCAGTCCTGGGATTCCACCGAACGCGAGTGGCAGACAGCACAGTATTTGCTCAGTTACGAGACTAA
- the NCCRP1 gene encoding F-box only protein 50 isoform X13, which produces MSDCSPREGQVGSRVDAKLAGKNPVKEATDNNSSGGKKGDENEKVETPTQKQQGDRDPPLAKETEKQEIPSKNETLGTNKETIQTDGKLEEHKRKDNDKANPGKHKEETSEKPGAAKRAQVDLKGAEKPDHDETAEQHKSKVTAQVKEERTLTAQEQEKAKVTDRVKEVEVEAKVKAYAQQKPKETANEYDKSKLTVQEEKSKETPQKQKIPAVTAQEQEKYPVTAQVQAESKLTVQVEKLIKTAQEHEKAKVTAQEQEKAKVTAQEQEKAKVTAQEQEKAKVTAQVKEEPKVTAQEQEKPTVTAQVKELKVTAQEPEKAKVTAQVKEVPKVTVLVKEEPKVTAQVKEEPKVTVQVKEEPKVTAQEPEKAKVAAQVKEVPKVTVQVKEEAKVTGKVKGVPKVTVQVKEEPKVTAQEPEKAKVTAQVKEVPKVTVQVKEEPKVTVQVKEEPKVTAQVKEEPKVTAQEPEKAKVTVQVKEVLKVTAQEPEKAKVTAQVKEEPKVTAQEPEKAKVTVQVKEVPKVTAQEPEKAKVTVQVKEVPNVTAQVKEESKVTVQVKEVPNVTAQVKEESKVTVQVKEVPKVTAQVKEEPKVTAQVKEEPKVTAQVKEEPKVTALEPEKAKVTVQVKEVPKVTAQEPEKAKVTVQVKEVPNVTAQVKEESKVTVQVKEVPKVTAQVKEEPKVTAQVKEEPKVTAQVKEEPKVTAQEPEKAKVTAQVKEVPKVTAQEPEKAKVTAQVKEEPKVTALEPEKAKVTVQVKEVPKVTAQEPEKAKVTVQVKEVPNVTAQVKEESKVTVQVKEVPKVTAQVKEEPKVTAQVKEEPKVTAQVKEEPKVTAQEPEKAKVTAQVKEVPKVTAQEPEKAKVTAQVKEEPKVTALEPEKAKVTVQVKEVPKVTAQEPEKAKVTVQVKEVPNVTAQVKEESKVTVQVKEVPKVTAQVKEEPKVTAQVKEEPKVTAQVKEEPKVTAQEPEKAKVTAQVKEVPKVTAQVKAEPKVTAQVKEEPKVTSQEQENTKETAHERPKETSHDQEESKMPSQYKSKVTTQVEEKFNVSVPELEKSKSVSQEQEKSIGTTQVQEKPKSTSPELEKSNVVSQDQEITKQPTLEVEKSITSVQEQEKSHVSSAVEEATLGIKPPKWKPTKKEPQINLVPNLANLIPPVQKEPETSQGWLELCEKEWGLQRKAIALPDHANWKDIYKKKPFGRNFLKCPNPEGLSTTQPPPQEVFDPPPEKKPLETLGNFSGWQISSEEIPVDRSNIPPGVVVCYLPVYSWCVKEQLLDLCSEGLWPELLDSYQPDIYVLDWYEDSKLHKQVYELHVKLLAEDKKTILALLDLTPENDMSGEPKGWNTVSHIFKSYGPGLRYVHFLHKSKDLSVLGFHRTRVADSTVFAQLRD; this is translated from the exons ATGAGTGACTGCTCACCACGAGAGGGGCAAGTTGGCTCAAGGGTGGATGCCAAGCTGGCTGGGAAGAATCCTGTAAAAGAAGCCACCGACAATAATTCGAGTGGCGGCAAAAAGGGAGACGAAAATGAAAAGGTGGAGACTCCAACGCAGAAACAGCAGGGAGACCGTGACCCTCCCCTGGCAAAAGAGACAGAGAAGCAAGAAATACCATCTAAAAATGAGACCCTGGGAACAAACAAAGAGACAATCCAGACAGATGGAAAACTAGAAGAACACAAAAGGAAAGATAATGACAAAGCGAACCCTGGCAAACATAAAGAAGAGACATCCGAGAAGCCAGGAGCAGCTAAACGAGCGCAAGTAGATCTGAAAGGAGCTGAGAAACCAGATCATGATGAGACTGCTGAACAACACAAGTCTAAAGTGACAGCTCAGGTAAAAGAGGAGCGGACATTGACTGCTCAAGAACAGGAGAAGGCTAAAGTGACTGATCGGGTAAAAGAGGTAGAAGTGGAGGCTAAAGTCAAAGCTTATGCACAGCAGAAGCCTAAAGAGACAGCTAACGAATATGACAAGTCTAAACTGACAGTTCAGGAAGAGAAGTCCAAAGAGACTCCTCAGAAACAAAAGATACCTGCAGTGACAGCTCAGGAGCAGGAGAAATATCCAGTGACTGCCCAGGTGCAAGCGGAATCTAAACTGACAGTTCAGGTAGAGAAGCTCATAAAGACTGCTCAGGAGCATGAGAAGGCTAAAGTGACTGCTCAGGAACAGGAGAAGGCTAAAGTGACTGCTCAGGAACAGGAGAAGGCTAAAGTGACTGCTCAGGAACAGGAGAAGGCTAAAGTGACTGCTCAGGTAAAAGAGGAGCCGAAAGTGACTGCTCAGGAACAGGAGAAGCCCACAGTGACTGCTCAGGTCAAAGAGCTGAAagtgactgctcaggaaccagAGAAGGCTAAAGTGACTGCTCAGGTAAAAGAGGTGCCAAAAGTGACTGTTCTGGTGAAAGAGGAACCAAAAGTGACTGCTCAGGTAAAAGAGGAGCCAAAAGTGACTGTTCAGGTAAAAGAGGAGCCAAAagtgactgctcaggaaccagAGAAGGCTAAAGTGGCAGCTCAGGTAAAAGAGGTGCCGAAAGTGACTGTTCAGGTAAAAGAGGAGGCAAAAGTGACTGGTAAGGTAAAAGGGGTGCCGAAAGTGACTGTTCAGGTAAAAGAGGAGCCAAAagtgactgctcaggaaccagAGAAGGCTAAAGTGACAGCTCAGGTAAAAGAGGTGCCGAAAGTGACTGTTCAGGTAAAAGAGGAGCCAAAAGTGACTGTTCAGGTAAAAGAAGAGCCAAAAGTGACTGCTCAGGTAAAAGAGGAGCCAAAagtgactgctcaggaaccagAGAAGGCTAAAGTGACTGTGCAGGTAAAAGAGGTGCTGAAagtgactgctcaggaaccagAGAAGGCTAAAGTGACTGCTCAGGTAAAAGAGGAGCCAAAagtgactgctcaggaaccagAGAAGGCTAAAGTGACTGTGCAGGTAAAAGAGGTGCCGAAagtgactgctcaggaaccagAGAAGGCTAAAGTGACTGTGCAGGTAAAAGAGGTGCCGAACGTGACTGCTCAGGTAAAAGAGGAGTCAAAAGTGACTGTGCAGGTAAAAGAGGTGCCGAACGTGACTGCTCAGGTAAAAGAGGAGTCAAAAGTGACTGTGCAGGTAAAAGAGGTGCCGAAAGTGACTGCTCAGGTAAAAGAGGAGCCAAAAGTGACTGCTCAGGTAAAAGAGGAGCCAAAAGTGACTGCTCAG GTAAAAGAGGAGCCAAAAGTGACTGCTCTGGAGCCAGAGAAGGCTAAAGTGACTGTGCAGGTAAAAGAGGTGCCGAAagtgactgctcaggaaccagAGAAGGCTAAAGTGACTGTGCAGGTAAAAGAGGTGCCGAACGTGACTGCTCAGGTAAAAGAGGAGTCAAAAGTGACTGTGCAGGTAAAAGAGGTGCCGAAAGTGACTGCTCAGGTAAAAGAGGAGCCAAAAGTGACTGCTCAGGTAAAAGAGGAACCAAAAGTGACTGCTCAGGTAAAAGAGGAGCCAAAAGTTACTGCTCAGGAACCAGAGAAGGCTAAAGTGACTGCTCAGGTAAAAGAGGTGCCGAAagtgactgctcaggaaccagAGAAGGCTAAAGTGACTGCTCAGGTAAAAGAGGAGCCAAAAGTGACTGCTCTGGAGCCAGAGAAGGCTAAAGTGACTGTGCAGGTAAAAGAGGTGCCGAAagtgactgctcaggaaccagAGAAGGCTAAAGTGACTGTGCAGGTAAAAGAGGTGCCGAACGTGACTGCTCAGGTAAAAGAGGAGTCAAAAGTGACTGTGCAGGTAAAAGAAGTGCCGAAAGTGACTGCTCAGGTAAAAGAGGAGCCAAAAGTGACTGCTCAGGTAAAAGAGGAACCAAAAGTGACTGCTCAGGTAAAAGAGGAGCCAAAagtgactgctcaggaaccagAGAAGGCTAAAGTGACTGCTCAGGTAAAAGAGGTGCCGAAagtgactgctcaggaaccagAGAAGGCTAAAGTGACTGCTCAGGTAAAAGAGGAGCCAAAAGTGACTGCTCTGGAACCAGAGAAGGCTAAAGTGACTGTGCAGGTAAAAGAGGTGCCGAAagtgactgctcaggaaccagAGAAGGCTAAAGTGACTGTGCAGGTAAAAGAGGTGCCGAACGTGACTGCTCAGGTAAAAGAGGAGTCAAAAGTGACTGTGCAGGTAAAAGAGGTGCCGAAAGTGACTGCTCAGGTAAAAGAGGAGCCAAAAGTGACTGCTCAGGTAAAAGAGGAACCAAAAGTGACTGCTCAGGTAAAAGAGGAGCCAAAagtgactgctcaggaaccagAGAAGGCTAAAGTGACTGCTCAGGTAAAAGAGGTGCCGAAAGTGACTGCTCAGGTAAAAGCGGAGCCAAAAGTGACTGCTCAGGTAAAAGAGGAGCCAAAAGTGACTTCTCAGGAACAGGAAAATACTAAAGAGACTGCACATGAGAGGCCTAAAGAGACTAGTCATGATCAGGAGGAGTCCAAAATGCCATCTCAGTACAAGTCTAAAGTGACCACTCAGGTAGAAGAGAAGTTTAATGTAAGTGTACCGGAATTGGAGAAGTCCAAATCAGTATCTCAGGAACAGGAAAAGTCTATAGGGACAACTCAGGTACAAGAGAAACCTAAAAGCACATCTCCTGAACTGGAGAAGTCCAATGTGGTATCTCAGGACCAAGAGATCACCAAGCAACCAACTCTAGAAGTGGAAAAGTCCATAACATCAGTCCAGGAACAGGAAAAGTCCCACGTGTCATCAGCTGTAGAGGAAGCAACTTTGGGAATAAAGCCACCCAAATGGAAACCTACAAAAAAAGAGCCGCAGATAAATCTAGTTCCAAACTTGGCAAATCTTATACCACCGGTGCAGAAGGAACCCGAGACGTCTCAGGGCTGGTTAGAATTGTGTGAAAAGGAGTGGGGTCTACAGAGGAAGGCAATAGCCCTGCCAGACCATGCCAACTGGAAAGACATCTATAAGAAAAAACCCTTCGGAAGGAACTTCCTTAAATGCCCAAATCCAGAAG GTTTATCCACCACACAGCCTCCTCCACAAGAAGTATTCGACCCACCCCCAGAGAAGAAGCCCCTGGAGACATTAG GTAATTTCAGTGGATGGCAAATAAGTAGTGAAGAAATCCCTGTGGACAGAAGTAATATTCCTCCAGGTGTGGTGGTCTGTTATCTGCCCGTGTACAG TTGGTGTGTGAAGGAGCAGCTGTTGGATCTATGCTCTGAAGGTCTTTGGCCCGAGTTGCTGGACTCCTATCAGCCGGATATCTATGTTCTGGACTG GTATGAAGACAGCAAACTCCACAAACAAGTGTATGAGCTCCATGTCAAGCTGCTGGCAGAGGACAAGAAAACTATTTTAGCTCTGTTGGACCTGACCCCAGAAAATGACATGAGCGGAGAACCAAAAGGATGGAACACG GTTTCCCATATCTTCAAGTCTTATGGACCAGGTCTGCGGTATGTTCACTTTTTGCACAAGAGTAAAGACCTGTCAGTCCTGGGATTCCACCGAACGCGAGTGGCAGACAGCACAGTATTTGCTCAGTTACGAGACTAA